A single Carnobacterium inhibens subsp. inhibens DSM 13024 DNA region contains:
- a CDS encoding S1 domain-containing RNA-binding protein has protein sequence MSIEVGEKVTGTVSGITNFGAFIDLGDRKTGLVHISEVSDSFIKDIKDVLKVGEQVTVKVMSIGDDGKIGLSIRRAVDKPAEPAAPVRERTSSYQGRRDSNSTNSSGRSSSGYQKTDRGARNAGPKKEDFDSLMSSFLKDSDDRLTSLKRNTEGKRGGRGGRRN, from the coding sequence ATGTCAATTGAAGTTGGAGAAAAAGTTACAGGTACAGTTTCAGGAATTACGAATTTTGGTGCGTTCATCGATTTAGGTGATAGAAAAACAGGTTTAGTTCATATTAGTGAAGTTTCAGATAGCTTTATTAAAGATATCAAAGACGTGTTAAAAGTAGGAGAACAAGTTACTGTTAAAGTAATGTCCATTGGAGATGACGGTAAGATTGGTCTTTCAATTAGACGTGCGGTAGATAAACCAGCTGAACCAGCTGCACCTGTTCGCGAAAGAACCAGCAGTTATCAAGGTCGTCGCGATAGCAATAGCACTAATAGTAGTGGTCGTAGCAGCAGTGGTTACCAAAAAACTGATCGTGGAGCAAGAAACGCAGGACCGAAGAAAGAAGACTTCGATTCTTTGATGAGCTCATTCTTAAAAGATAGTGACGATCGATTAACTTCTCTTAAGCGCAATACAGAAGGCAAACGTGGCGGACGCGGCGGACGTCGTAACTAA
- a CDS encoding putative polysaccharide biosynthesis protein, whose product MENQQMKKMMNGAVILSVAAFIAKILSAVYRVPFQNMVGNSGFYVYQQIYPIYGIAMTVALSGFPIFLSKLVAETSTTHERKNLLKKSFVLLSIFSGVFFLSIYFSASLIATWMGDVKLEPIIQTVSWLFLLIPFLATSRGYFQGTFRMLPTAVSQVGEQFARVAVILIVAYLYTRNQWDEYQMGTAAMSSSWAAGLVACFILGIALYKQQKTNLRQNSKPLPSLNETLSYKTIAKRFFTEGVTMCLLSALLILMQLIDSFTLYNGLLEKGLSTFEAKNIKGIYDRGQPLVQLGMVVATAFSASLIPLLSKSFAQNNKAAFFRTAQSLMRITATFAMPATTGIIMLMPYLNLTLFGDTDGNMVLSLYSVSILLTSLIGAYNAIFQSQNKHQNALVSLMIGLGIKIVLNEWFVEKYGTLGSSGATIVSLFVILLVMWFNSPKELKESLLKNNFGWKLVLSCGVMAIIVWVIMQLIGQNALIEESRLAAFGYTLVGAVIGVGAFLRMIIKCNLLTLREWLSLPFGKKLLRK is encoded by the coding sequence ATGGAAAATCAACAAATGAAAAAAATGATGAATGGGGCCGTTATTCTTTCAGTCGCAGCGTTTATTGCTAAAATTTTAAGTGCTGTTTATCGAGTACCTTTTCAGAATATGGTCGGAAATTCAGGTTTTTATGTATACCAACAGATCTACCCTATTTATGGAATTGCCATGACGGTAGCATTGAGCGGCTTTCCTATTTTCTTATCAAAGTTAGTTGCTGAAACGTCTACAACGCATGAAAGAAAAAATCTTTTAAAAAAATCATTTGTGTTGTTGAGTATTTTTTCAGGAGTATTCTTTTTAAGTATTTATTTTTCAGCCTCTCTAATTGCCACTTGGATGGGTGATGTTAAATTAGAGCCTATTATCCAAACTGTTTCATGGTTATTCTTACTTATTCCATTTTTAGCCACCAGTCGAGGGTACTTTCAAGGCACCTTTCGAATGTTGCCGACAGCTGTTTCTCAAGTGGGGGAACAATTTGCGCGGGTGGCTGTAATCTTGATAGTGGCTTACTTGTATACACGGAATCAATGGGATGAATACCAAATGGGAACAGCTGCAATGAGCAGTTCATGGGCAGCTGGTTTAGTAGCCTGTTTCATCTTAGGTATAGCTCTTTACAAACAACAAAAAACAAACTTAAGGCAAAATTCAAAACCTCTACCTTCTTTAAATGAAACGTTGAGTTATAAAACGATCGCAAAACGTTTTTTTACAGAAGGTGTCACAATGTGTTTGCTGAGTGCTTTATTGATTCTTATGCAATTGATTGATTCTTTCACTTTGTATAACGGATTGCTAGAAAAGGGATTGAGCACGTTTGAAGCAAAAAATATCAAAGGGATCTACGACCGTGGACAACCATTAGTTCAACTAGGTATGGTAGTAGCCACAGCTTTCTCAGCTAGTTTGATTCCTTTGTTGAGTAAATCTTTTGCACAAAATAATAAAGCAGCCTTTTTTCGCACAGCACAATCTTTGATGCGTATTACTGCAACATTTGCTATGCCTGCCACTACTGGAATCATCATGTTGATGCCGTATTTAAATCTCACGTTATTTGGTGACACCGACGGAAATATGGTGTTAAGTCTTTATAGTGTCTCTATTCTGTTAACTTCTTTAATTGGAGCATATAATGCTATTTTTCAAAGTCAAAACAAGCACCAAAATGCTTTAGTGAGTTTAATGATTGGGCTAGGGATAAAGATAGTACTGAATGAATGGTTTGTTGAGAAGTATGGAACACTTGGTTCAAGTGGAGCTACTATAGTGAGTTTATTCGTTATTCTATTAGTCATGTGGTTTAATTCACCAAAAGAATTAAAAGAAAGTTTATTAAAGAATAACTTCGGTTGGAAATTAGTGCTAAGTTGTGGTGTAATGGCTATTATAGTATGGGTGATCATGCAATTAATTGGACAAAATGCTCTGATTGAAGAAAGTCGTTTAGCTGCTTTTGGGTATACATTAGTAGGTGCAGTCATAGGGGTTGGTGCTTTTTTACGAATGATAATCAAATGTAATTTGTTGACGCTTCGTGAATGGCTGTCTCTTCCTTTTGGTAAAAAATTATTAAGAAAGTAG
- the cysK gene encoding cysteine synthase A, whose protein sequence is MVKVVHSVTDLIGETPIIRLTKVVPADAAEVYVKLESFNVGGSVKDRIALNMIEVAEQEGKLKPGDTIIEPTSGNTGVGLAMIAAAKGYKAIFVMPDTMSLERRKLLKAYGAELILTPGAEGISASINKATELAESKGYFMPMQFENVANPAVHAATTGPEILEAFGGVSPDAFVSAVGTGGTLTGVGQVLKQADPAIKIYALEPTESPILSGGAKGPHKIQGIGTGFVPKVLDTVLYDEVLQVSSDDAFDMTRRLAAEEGLLVGISSGAAIKGAIDVAIKLGQGKKVITVAPDNGERYLSTAVFPYVE, encoded by the coding sequence ATGGTAAAAGTAGTTCATTCAGTAACGGATTTAATTGGAGAAACGCCTATTATACGTTTAACAAAAGTGGTTCCTGCAGATGCAGCAGAAGTTTATGTAAAACTTGAATCATTTAATGTAGGCGGAAGTGTAAAGGATCGTATTGCTTTAAATATGATCGAAGTAGCTGAGCAAGAAGGAAAATTAAAACCAGGCGATACTATTATAGAACCAACAAGCGGAAATACTGGGGTTGGTTTAGCAATGATCGCAGCTGCTAAAGGCTACAAAGCTATTTTTGTTATGCCTGATACAATGAGTTTAGAACGTAGAAAATTATTAAAAGCTTATGGAGCGGAATTGATTTTGACACCGGGAGCAGAAGGTATTTCAGCTTCAATCAACAAAGCAACAGAGTTAGCAGAATCAAAAGGGTACTTTATGCCTATGCAATTTGAAAATGTGGCTAACCCTGCTGTACATGCTGCTACTACTGGACCAGAGATTTTAGAAGCTTTTGGCGGAGTTTCACCAGATGCATTTGTTTCAGCAGTCGGTACTGGGGGAACCTTGACAGGTGTTGGACAAGTCTTGAAACAAGCGGATCCTGCTATTAAAATTTATGCTTTAGAACCAACTGAATCGCCTATTTTAAGTGGCGGAGCTAAAGGACCACATAAAATCCAAGGAATCGGTACAGGTTTTGTACCTAAAGTTTTAGACACAGTACTTTATGATGAAGTCTTACAAGTATCTAGTGATGATGCATTTGATATGACACGTCGTTTAGCTGCAGAAGAAGGGTTGTTAGTTGGTATCTCTTCAGGTGCTGCAATTAAAGGAGCAATTGATGTGGCGATAAAATTAGGTCAAGGTAAAAAAGTTATTACCGTAGCCCCAGATAATGGGGAACGTTACTTGTCAACAGCTGTTTTCCCATATGTAGAATAA
- a CDS encoding MazG nucleotide pyrophosphohydrolase domain-containing protein, whose protein sequence is MGKIKVVGLGPGDIEQLPFGVYQLLKKEKPLYLRTKLHPAVVDLEKEGIIFQSFDAIYEENEQFEDVYKIIVENLLETARQEDIIYAVPGHPMVAEKSVQLLLENEEGILIEIKGGKSFLDDLFQAVKIDPVEGFQLVDALDLNQDELEASQHIIVMQVFNEYIASEVKLTLMEKYPDEHLVALVHEAGSKTEKIEWLPLYEMDRMEDVHNLTSLYVPPLPIDERTKSFQTVQHYMDAITGENGDAWIKEQNHESLVAYMEEEALEFKAAVENDDIDNMVEELGDVLMQVLYHTNFGEQSGYFSFEEVIETLNKKLRRRHPHVFDGIKAETPEEVDAIWQKIKAEEKRNNK, encoded by the coding sequence ATGGGGAAAATTAAGGTAGTTGGGCTTGGTCCAGGAGATATTGAACAGCTTCCATTTGGAGTCTATCAATTACTGAAAAAAGAAAAACCATTGTATCTACGAACTAAATTACATCCAGCAGTAGTTGATTTGGAAAAAGAAGGAATCATTTTTCAATCTTTTGATGCAATTTATGAAGAAAATGAGCAATTTGAAGATGTTTATAAAATTATTGTGGAAAATCTATTAGAGACTGCCCGACAAGAAGATATTATCTACGCTGTTCCAGGACATCCGATGGTAGCTGAAAAATCAGTTCAATTGCTGTTGGAAAATGAAGAAGGTATCTTAATCGAAATCAAAGGCGGAAAAAGTTTTCTTGATGATCTTTTTCAAGCGGTAAAAATCGATCCAGTAGAGGGTTTCCAATTAGTAGACGCATTAGATCTGAATCAAGATGAATTAGAAGCCAGTCAGCACATTATTGTTATGCAGGTATTTAATGAATACATTGCCAGCGAAGTTAAATTAACCTTAATGGAAAAATATCCCGATGAACATCTTGTAGCTTTGGTACATGAAGCTGGAAGTAAAACAGAAAAAATTGAATGGTTGCCATTATATGAAATGGATCGAATGGAAGATGTCCATAATTTGACCTCGTTATATGTTCCTCCGTTACCTATAGATGAGCGGACAAAATCATTTCAGACTGTCCAGCATTATATGGATGCTATTACAGGAGAAAATGGCGATGCTTGGATAAAAGAACAAAACCATGAGTCTTTAGTTGCTTATATGGAAGAAGAAGCACTAGAATTTAAAGCAGCAGTTGAAAATGATGATATTGATAATATGGTGGAAGAGTTAGGCGATGTCTTGATGCAAGTACTCTACCACACAAACTTTGGCGAGCAGTCAGGATACTTTTCATTTGAAGAAGTGATTGAGACCTTAAATAAGAAGCTTCGTCGCCGTCACCCGCATGTTTTTGATGGCATTAAAGCAGAAACACCAGAGGAAGTCGACGCAATTTGGCAAAAAATAAAAGCTGAAGAAAAGAGGAACAACAAATGA
- the ftsH gene encoding ATP-dependent zinc metalloprotease FtsH, producing the protein MKKGLFKNGFFYAIVFLVIIGIVTWATGGNSGQENTNLSASEFVAQLEDNKIKSFTIQPNAGVYQITGEYREEQEKAEEESSSQSIDIFGTTDTSSTTFTTAVLQNDSSVQEITTLANEKNVKYTPQQEETTGIWVTLLISVLPLVIFVFFIYMMMGQSGQGGGGQGGRGVMNFGKSKAKEADSKASKVRFSDVAGADEEKEELVEVVEFLKDPRRFAALGARIPAGVLLEGPPGTGKTLLAKAVAGEAGVPFFSISGSEFVEMFVGVGASRVRDLFENAKKAAPAIIFIDEIDAVGRQRGAGMGGGHDEREQTLNQLLVEMDGFAGNEGVIVIAATNRSDVLDPALLRPGRFDRQILVGRPDVKGREAILKVHAKNKPLAPDVDLAVVARQTPGFSGADLENVLNEAALVAARRNKKEIDALDLDEAQDRVIAGPAKKDRVISKTERAMVAYHESGHTIVGMVLNDARIVHKVTIVPRGKAGGYAIMLPKEDRFLMTKKEMFEQIVGLLGGRVAEEMVFNSQSSGASNDFQQATQLARSMVTEYGMSDKLGPVQYEGNHQVFVGRDYGQTKAYSEQIAYEIDQEVRRIITEAHTEARRILEEYKAEHKLIAEKLLEIETLDERTIKSLFETGEMPVAPDAATEEFPHESEGSSFEEVKKAREAKEAARLKKEQEEEAKAKHSVQDDDKDIVEEVKKELGTDEDLNHNDEDKSDDSSKRS; encoded by the coding sequence ATGAAAAAAGGACTCTTTAAAAACGGGTTCTTCTATGCGATCGTTTTCTTAGTCATTATAGGAATTGTAACTTGGGCAACAGGTGGAAACTCAGGGCAAGAGAATACAAACCTTTCAGCTAGTGAATTCGTAGCGCAATTAGAAGATAATAAAATCAAATCATTTACAATTCAGCCAAATGCTGGAGTTTACCAAATCACGGGTGAATACCGTGAAGAACAAGAAAAAGCTGAAGAGGAAAGTTCTAGCCAAAGTATCGATATTTTTGGCACAACAGATACAAGTAGTACAACATTTACTACAGCAGTCTTGCAAAATGATTCCTCTGTACAAGAAATTACAACATTAGCAAACGAAAAAAATGTTAAATACACACCTCAGCAGGAAGAAACAACTGGTATATGGGTTACGCTGTTGATTTCAGTATTGCCGTTAGTTATTTTTGTCTTCTTTATCTACATGATGATGGGACAAAGTGGTCAAGGTGGTGGTGGCCAAGGCGGACGAGGTGTCATGAATTTTGGCAAATCAAAAGCTAAAGAAGCAGACAGCAAAGCTAGCAAAGTTCGTTTCTCTGATGTAGCAGGAGCTGATGAAGAGAAAGAAGAATTAGTTGAAGTGGTTGAGTTCTTGAAAGATCCAAGACGTTTTGCAGCACTTGGAGCACGTATTCCAGCAGGTGTCTTGTTAGAGGGACCTCCAGGAACGGGTAAAACATTGCTTGCAAAAGCAGTTGCCGGTGAAGCAGGAGTACCTTTCTTCTCGATCTCTGGTTCAGAATTTGTTGAAATGTTTGTTGGGGTCGGTGCAAGCCGTGTTCGTGACTTGTTCGAAAACGCTAAAAAAGCTGCTCCAGCGATTATCTTTATTGATGAAATTGATGCTGTTGGTCGTCAACGTGGAGCCGGAATGGGTGGCGGACACGATGAACGTGAGCAAACATTAAATCAATTATTAGTAGAAATGGATGGTTTTGCCGGAAATGAAGGAGTTATCGTCATTGCTGCTACAAACCGTTCCGATGTCTTAGATCCAGCATTGTTACGTCCAGGTCGTTTTGACCGTCAAATTTTAGTAGGACGTCCTGATGTTAAGGGTCGTGAAGCCATCTTAAAAGTTCATGCGAAAAACAAACCTTTAGCACCTGATGTTGACTTAGCAGTTGTAGCAAGACAAACTCCAGGTTTCTCCGGAGCAGATTTAGAAAATGTATTAAATGAAGCTGCCTTAGTAGCAGCTCGTCGCAATAAAAAAGAAATTGATGCATTAGATCTTGATGAAGCTCAAGACCGCGTTATTGCTGGTCCAGCTAAAAAAGACCGTGTTATTAGTAAAACAGAACGTGCAATGGTTGCTTACCATGAATCTGGACACACAATTGTTGGAATGGTTCTAAATGATGCACGTATCGTTCACAAAGTTACGATCGTCCCTCGTGGGAAAGCTGGCGGATACGCAATCATGCTTCCTAAAGAAGATCGTTTCTTAATGACTAAAAAAGAAATGTTTGAACAAATTGTTGGTTTGTTAGGTGGACGTGTAGCTGAAGAGATGGTATTTAACTCTCAATCATCTGGAGCAAGCAACGACTTTCAACAAGCGACTCAATTAGCTCGTAGTATGGTTACTGAATATGGTATGAGTGACAAATTAGGTCCCGTTCAATACGAAGGAAACCATCAAGTATTTGTAGGTCGCGATTATGGTCAAACAAAAGCTTACTCCGAACAAATTGCTTATGAAATCGACCAAGAAGTTCGTCGTATCATTACTGAAGCTCATACTGAAGCTCGTAGAATCTTAGAAGAGTACAAAGCAGAGCATAAATTGATTGCTGAAAAACTTCTTGAGATCGAAACATTAGACGAACGTACTATCAAGAGCTTATTTGAAACAGGTGAAATGCCTGTAGCTCCTGATGCAGCTACTGAAGAATTTCCACATGAATCAGAAGGATCTTCTTTTGAAGAAGTGAAAAAAGCTCGTGAGGCTAAAGAAGCAGCGCGTCTAAAAAAAGAGCAAGAAGAAGAAGCGAAAGCTAAACATTCTGTTCAAGACGATGATAAAGATATCGTTGAAGAAGTGAAAAAAGAATTAGGTACAGATGAAGATCTTAATCATAATGATGAAGACAAATCTGATGATTCTTCAAAACGTTCGTAA
- the tilS gene encoding tRNA lysidine(34) synthetase TilS produces the protein MDMYAEFLEKCQNNLYWNTTDRLLLAVSGGVDSMVLLDLIQRLPSSLRPWFGVVHVNHELREASIEEEHFIFEYCIKKNIPFFSRKWDIDTHPAEGVEAAAREFRYTFFHEMLEEQQATHLLTGHHRDDQAETILMRLVRGGQLESIAGIKKQRVFHGKQLIRPLLDYDKESIYYYSQEQALSFFEDETNKSLDYTRNRYRHQIVPLLKKENAQVLTHFSDFSSDLLDLIQLAEKEIKRNTANVCIQKGINKWELDIPLFLTFEPAMRRQVMQLLFNQVFETEVHPVGRKHQIQMIHLIESIKPNSQVDLPGNWVGQKSYQKLYFFKRTAKLEVNTKKIEQELSLNLGKWIQLPTGARIGLFEADQALTIKNKDAQVIWLNPSSISLPLQVRNRKAGDRMTLKGLETGSKKIKDLFIDQKIPYDKREEAIIVADSRGEIIWLVEYKESRLSIVPETDKIHYILIYENN, from the coding sequence ATGGATATGTATGCTGAGTTTTTAGAGAAATGCCAAAACAATCTCTATTGGAATACGACAGATCGTTTGCTGCTGGCTGTATCTGGTGGGGTAGATTCTATGGTGCTGTTAGACTTGATTCAACGGTTGCCAAGCTCCCTTCGACCTTGGTTTGGAGTTGTCCATGTAAATCACGAATTGAGAGAGGCTTCTATAGAAGAAGAACACTTTATTTTTGAGTATTGTATCAAAAAAAATATCCCTTTTTTTTCAAGAAAGTGGGATATAGATACTCATCCTGCTGAAGGAGTAGAAGCAGCTGCCAGAGAATTCAGGTATACTTTTTTTCATGAAATGCTAGAAGAACAACAAGCGACTCATCTGCTTACGGGACATCATAGGGATGACCAAGCAGAAACTATTTTGATGAGATTGGTTCGCGGAGGTCAATTAGAAAGTATTGCAGGAATAAAAAAGCAACGAGTATTTCACGGGAAACAATTGATTCGTCCGTTATTAGATTATGATAAGGAAAGTATCTACTATTATAGTCAAGAACAAGCATTATCCTTTTTTGAAGATGAAACAAATAAAAGTTTAGATTACACGAGAAATCGATACAGGCACCAAATCGTTCCATTGCTAAAGAAAGAAAACGCTCAAGTGCTGACCCATTTTTCTGATTTCTCATCTGATTTATTAGATTTGATTCAGTTAGCTGAAAAAGAGATCAAAAGAAATACAGCAAATGTCTGCATTCAAAAAGGTATTAACAAATGGGAATTGGATATTCCGTTGTTTTTAACCTTTGAACCGGCTATGAGGCGTCAAGTTATGCAACTTTTATTTAATCAAGTATTCGAGACAGAAGTTCATCCTGTTGGAAGAAAGCACCAAATACAAATGATCCATTTAATAGAAAGTATCAAGCCAAATAGTCAGGTAGATTTGCCTGGAAATTGGGTAGGTCAGAAATCTTATCAAAAACTTTATTTTTTTAAAAGAACAGCCAAATTGGAAGTTAATACAAAAAAAATAGAGCAAGAACTTTCCTTGAATTTAGGGAAATGGATACAATTGCCTACAGGAGCTCGAATAGGATTATTCGAAGCTGATCAAGCATTGACTATTAAAAATAAAGATGCCCAAGTTATATGGTTAAACCCTTCTAGTATCAGTCTTCCGCTGCAAGTCAGAAATCGAAAAGCGGGAGATCGAATGACGTTAAAAGGACTAGAAACTGGGAGCAAAAAAATTAAAGATTTGTTTATTGATCAAAAAATCCCGTATGATAAACGTGAAGAAGCTATTATAGTAGCGGATAGCAGGGGAGAAATCATTTGGTTAGTAGAATATAAGGAATCAAGATTGTCTATTGTGCCAGAAACTGATAAAATACATTACATACTCATTTATGAAAATAATTAA
- a CDS encoding FtsB family cell division protein: MKKENTTNIAKLTNEYTHNKTLQVLRERKHKRYMRRRITVILAVSVFFVSGFAINIWTNTQTISQMEVEKEEAQTELKLVEKEQEDLNNQIRKLENEEYIAKVARSQYYLSEDNEIIFSLPEDNAANGIEKPNDSEKE; this comes from the coding sequence ATGAAGAAAGAAAACACAACGAATATTGCTAAATTAACTAACGAGTATACCCATAATAAAACACTTCAAGTTCTTCGAGAGCGTAAGCATAAACGCTACATGCGTAGAAGAATCACAGTCATACTTGCTGTCAGCGTTTTCTTCGTATCAGGATTTGCCATCAATATATGGACAAATACTCAAACCATTTCTCAAATGGAAGTAGAAAAAGAAGAAGCTCAAACTGAATTAAAGTTAGTTGAAAAAGAACAAGAAGATTTAAATAATCAAATCAGAAAATTAGAAAATGAAGAATACATTGCTAAAGTAGCACGGAGTCAGTATTATTTATCTGAAGATAATGAAATTATTTTTAGTCTGCCAGAAGATAATGCAGCAAATGGTATTGAAAAACCGAATGACTCTGAAAAAGAGTAG
- a CDS encoding RNA-binding S4 domain-containing protein has translation MRLDKFLKVSRIIKRRTIAKEVADKGRIQINGIPAKSSSDVKEGDELTIAFGNKTLVVKIDKIVETTKKEESKDMFSIVSETYKEEPTN, from the coding sequence ATGAGACTAGACAAATTTTTAAAAGTATCCCGAATCATCAAACGCCGTACGATTGCAAAAGAAGTAGCAGATAAAGGCCGTATTCAAATCAATGGCATACCAGCTAAATCTTCTTCTGATGTTAAGGAAGGCGATGAGTTAACTATAGCTTTTGGAAATAAAACGTTAGTAGTTAAAATTGATAAAATCGTTGAGACAACTAAAAAAGAAGAATCAAAAGATATGTTTAGTATAGTAAGTGAGACCTATAAAGAAGAACCAACTAATTAA
- the hslO gene encoding Hsp33 family molecular chaperone HslO, with protein sequence MSDYLLKSICFNGQVRVYTIDATETVREAQQRHDTWSASSAALGRTMIGALLLGATLKGNEKITVKIEGDGPVGHIIVDSNGKGEVKGYIANPKVSLPPNDLGKIDVRGAVGTQGSLTVTKDLGMKDTFSGQVPLVSGELGEDFTYYMATSEQTPSAFGLSVLVDTDDTIKTAGGFMIQVMPGATDETITKLEQSIASIPMVSQLMENGEKPEEILERLVGKGNAKILEKSPVAFNCDCSKDRFSRAIIALGEKEIDDMITEDQGAEASCHFCGNNYNYTVEELEALKESSKV encoded by the coding sequence ATGTCAGATTATTTATTAAAAAGTATTTGTTTTAATGGACAAGTACGAGTGTATACAATTGATGCAACAGAAACAGTGAGAGAAGCACAACAAAGACATGATACATGGAGTGCATCCTCAGCAGCTTTAGGGCGCACGATGATTGGAGCCTTATTGTTAGGAGCTACTTTAAAAGGTAATGAAAAAATCACCGTTAAAATTGAAGGCGATGGTCCGGTTGGACACATCATTGTAGACAGTAACGGAAAAGGTGAAGTAAAAGGATATATTGCCAATCCAAAAGTGAGTTTGCCACCGAATGATCTTGGGAAAATTGATGTTCGCGGAGCAGTGGGAACACAAGGCAGCTTGACTGTAACAAAAGATCTTGGGATGAAAGATACTTTTTCAGGACAAGTACCATTGGTTAGTGGAGAATTGGGAGAAGATTTCACTTATTATATGGCTACTTCTGAGCAAACTCCTTCAGCATTTGGATTAAGTGTTCTTGTAGATACTGATGATACTATCAAAACAGCTGGCGGATTCATGATTCAAGTTATGCCCGGTGCAACAGACGAAACCATTACTAAGCTAGAACAAAGTATTGCATCTATTCCGATGGTATCTCAATTAATGGAAAATGGTGAAAAGCCAGAAGAAATACTAGAACGTTTAGTAGGTAAAGGAAATGCTAAAATTTTAGAAAAATCACCAGTAGCTTTTAACTGTGATTGCTCAAAAGATCGTTTTTCTAGAGCAATTATTGCTTTAGGAGAAAAAGAAATCGATGATATGATCACTGAAGATCAAGGTGCAGAGGCGAGTTGTCATTTTTGTGGCAATAACTATAACTATACTGTAGAAGAATTAGAAGCGCTAAAAGAAAGTTCAAAAGTTTAA
- the hpt gene encoding hypoxanthine phosphoribosyltransferase, producing MMKNDIERVLFSKQELAEKTVELGKQLTEDYQDKNPLVVGILKGAMPFLSDLVKEMDIYLEMDFMDVSSYGNGTVSSGEVKIVKDLNTNVEGRDLLLVEDIIDSGRTLNYLIDMFKYRKARSVKIVTLLDKPEGRVVDIKADYVGFLVPNEFVVGYGLDYAERYRNLPYIGVLKPEIYEEK from the coding sequence ATAATGAAAAATGATATTGAACGTGTGCTTTTTTCAAAACAAGAATTAGCTGAAAAAACAGTAGAATTAGGCAAACAGTTAACAGAAGATTATCAAGACAAAAATCCTTTAGTGGTTGGAATCTTAAAAGGAGCAATGCCGTTTTTATCTGATTTAGTAAAAGAAATGGATATTTATCTAGAAATGGACTTTATGGACGTTTCAAGTTATGGAAACGGAACAGTTTCTTCAGGAGAAGTTAAAATTGTTAAAGATCTAAACACAAATGTAGAGGGCCGCGATTTATTGTTAGTAGAAGATATTATTGACAGTGGACGTACATTGAATTACTTGATTGATATGTTCAAATACCGTAAAGCTCGTTCAGTTAAAATTGTCACGTTATTGGATAAACCTGAAGGACGTGTTGTGGATATTAAAGCTGATTATGTTGGCTTTTTAGTTCCTAATGAATTTGTTGTTGGGTATGGTTTGGATTATGCTGAAAGATATCGTAACTTGCCTTACATCGGAGTTTTAAAACCTGAAATTTACGAAGAGAAATAA